Genomic segment of Hippocampus zosterae strain Florida chromosome 12, ASM2543408v3, whole genome shotgun sequence:
CAGTAAAGAACTTGATTTTCCTTTGAGATTAATAAATTAAGTTATAATCGTATTCCAATACAGTACTCGTAAAGTGCCATTTCCTGTTGTCTCCGTCACATCACTGTTGCCTACAGAGAACAAAATGGACCCAACGTAAGGAGAGAATAAATAACTATGACAATGGTCCAAAGTGAGGCAGGAGGACAAGCCCTTCCCCGTACGTGTTTGTGTGGGACACCGAGACACATCGAACAGGGGTGGGGGACATTCAGCTCCCCGAAGGCAGAGAGTTGGCGGCGCCGCTCAGTGGCTGGTTGTCGTCTGTGCTCTGGTTGGACGGGGCGGGCgccgaggacgaggaggaactGACCCCGTTGGAGGTGCTGATGGAGCTGTGCTGGATGGCCTCGCTCTGAGGGCTGCCGGGGAGCGACATCTCCTCGCAGCTCCCGTCTTTGTCTGCGACTGCAGTGAGGGGGGACAAACGTCTTGGAGGACTGCGAAAGGCGCCAAGCAGGACGCCAAAGTGCGATTGGCCAGCTCTCAAAAAGCGTTTCCGTTCGTCGCGTTCCGTTTCATGAAAGCTCCCAATGTCAATTTAAATGTCCATCATGAGGgcaccccctccccgcccccccacctagATCCCATTTGTTTTTAGGTTACCCTGCCAACGACTGCAGCGACAGATGATTACAGCACCTGATTTTAATGATGCTCACACTCGAGACTACGCAAGACTTGGAGTCAAAATACCACCAGCTGTTAAGGCACTCGCCTTGAATTAATTGGATGCTGATGGGGAGGAGGGAGAACGAAGGATCGGCTCTCCGGTTTGTGCCGAAAGAAAGCGGGCTTGAGACAGAACTCGTGCATGCGGAGGGGAATAAACATGACCGTGCGTGTGTTTGATGCTCTTATGTGCGGTGCAGTGGAGAAATTAAATCTATGATATGAAATATCAACACCACATCACACATAAcccaagaaagaagaagaagaaattgaaAAAGCCACTTTGACTGTTTTCATATTTCGGCTAACAATATTCCCCAATTTGTGAATCTGTGGTTCCCAGGATCATCTTGAAGAGAAAACCCAGCGTTGGGGCCTTTTGCTTTCGTTCATCCCACGGGAAGTGAAATGCTTTATTTTGGCCCTCATTGTTGGGATAATGCGGTAGCTGTTTATTTACCCGACTTACAGAGCATAATAGAAGCTAATGTCGCTCATGAAAGGAAGCAGCTTGTTTTTGCGGCCATCTTGAGAGTGGGCGGATTGCAAATTAAGGTGCAAATGTCCTGACTTTGACCCATTCATTTCGCGGTTTCATCATCTCGAGGGTCAACCTTCTCAATATGTCGTGTTTGACCCAAGTTCAGGTGAGCATAATCTGCTCCCCCgccgaccccccaaaaaaacatgaggtGATGTCACGGGCCTCAAATAAGCTTCTACCTGCTCTCGCGGCGAGCAGATGGCCGGCGAGTGTGCCAAACTCAAGTTGGCTAACTGGAAGGACAGTCTTGAGTAATTTCTTCCCACTTGCCACTGCGCCCAGGCACAACCGTGAAGGAGGAAGGATTATTCGGGTCTTGTGGGCGAGGCAGCCGCGGATCAGCCAGAATGAAATGAGGCACTTTACCAAATCAGTCATGTCAGAGTCTGACTGGACTCCAACTGAGATTTCGAGCCCGTTTGCTTCGCTATGCTCTATAATGAAAAGTGATTGGGTTTCATATCTAATAAGAGTTCTTATGGACAAATGAATCAAATATCACTCGCCTCAAACCTTTAttggacatttgtaatttaagGAGGTGCTGGAAAGCGTGTCATAACGGAATTAATTTCATATGCTGTTGATGAGGAATTCTGCTAATTAAAAAAGGCAAAATCTGTCACATCAATCTATTCACTCATAAATGAAGGAGTATTagggaaggcaaaaaaaatattaataaagttGTAATATAAGAAGTCGTAATGTTTAAGACTAAAATGTATCATTGGGCAGAAAAGTGAAGAtaataaagacatttttcttttcgtcACAGCCTAATGATGCACTAAAAGATCTCAacatttggtaaaaaaaagaaaaattgggcCAGCTGACCAATTTAAGAAGCTTAACAATTGGTTGCTTATAGTTACACCACCTGTGGTCCCTTAGATGGATTCAACGACTGTAGCGAGGATTTGTTTCAAAGTACACCTGTCTCATCATATGTAAACCTTTGCCAAGTTGAGGGAAGACGGGGGAGTACGCGCATGTTGTCAATATCTGTTCTCGTTGCTGGTTGCGATTCGAtggagctctttttttttttttttttttgggaggagctGGCGGCAAGAGGCCCGGGAACGAAGAATAATAGCGCATTACTCACTGTGATAGCCGGACTTCTTCTGCATGGCCGTCACAGGACAATCTTTATGAGCCAAGAGGAGCTGCTTCAGCTGAGCCACTTCGCTTCTCAGCAGGGTGACTTCACTCTTATTCGGGAGACGGGAGACACACGGCAACGCTGTCAAATGGCGCCGGTAGTTGGACGACTGGCACAATATGCACATGTCAAaatgaggtggggggtggggggggcattctacagtggtaccttgatatATGAGTTGTCCAACTTACAAAGCTTTCAAGTTACAAGCCGTGgcttggttgatttttttttctaaccatATTGTCTATTCTGCCCTCCCTGAGTGAGTGAGCAATTTGATCAGTTTTtccaaaatacccccccccccaccccccagtgtGCTCACTTCAAGCTTTTTACggccacacccaaaaaaaatgtcaacattctcCCGCCTGTTATTTTTAGGAAACCAATCtttcattaaataaaataaatgacttttttgggggggggggggttctccccGTTAGATTCAGTGAATactaaatacattcattcattcatccatcttccgagccgcttgatcctcactagggtcgcggggggtgctggagcctatcccaggtgtcttcaggcagcaggcgggggacaccctgaattggttgccagccaatcacagggcacacagagacgaacaaccatccacccccacactcacacctagggacaatttagagtgttcaatcagcctgccacgcatgtttttggaatgtgggaggaaaccggagcacccggagaaaacccacgcaggcccggggagaacatgcaaactccacacagggaggccggagctggaatcgaacccggtacctctgcactgtgaagccgacgtgctaaccactggactaaatacaaagtcatgtaaaatgtttttatactAACCGaacgattaccggtaatcatacatCAGACTTTTATTCTGCCACGTCTCAACGGCAGCCTCAACGAATAAATAGATCCAGATGGCTTGAGCCATACATAAAATTATGCCGTGTGCTCCGAGGACGGCTGGAAGGGATCGCATGGCATTTCCGTTCATTTCGACAAGGAAAGCTCATTTGAGATCGCAGTGATTTGCTCACAGAAAGAATGAAACTTCAGCAGTCAAGGGATCGTACTGCCATTGTGCTCCCAAACAACTCTCTGCACATTTGACACTTCAATCGTTGAAATTTACAACAAGCTAATGGCAATCTATCTTTAATAACCCAAATCTGCAAATCCTCGGTCCGGTCGAAGCTCACTCGTGCTCTATGAGGCGAGCACTGTAATTGTTGGAGCACCTTCGTAGATGCTGCCGAGATTTACATTTGCGCGTTGGGGCTCCCGGTGGAGATGTtgtaaaaataaaggaaaaaaaaaaccacacgtGAGGCTGAAGGTGACTTTAACTGGATTTAGAGCAAACCGGGCACGTGGAACAACCGGTGGCAGATTTTAACTTCTTTTCCCCCACTTAAGAAGCGGCAAGTGACTCAATCGATTAGTCTAAAAGGCGGCactatactgtatttgaatcCATCTGTTTAACTAAGCTGGGGTTGGCACGATCAAAGTATTGTAACAGATTTCCACACAGCCGCAGTTACCGTTTGTATTACATTTGCGCCGCTTTGCGAGCCTGATTCAAACGATACACTTTCGTGTTTCGTGACACACGTCTCACCACATTCAGGCAATGAGATACAATACAAGGGCGGCATTGAAAACTGCCAAAGTGTTGcttcatcaattgtgttcacgATTGGTTGTAATTTTGGAAGGCAGCCAAAATATTCGAAAACAGCTCTCGGTGCGACGCGGTGAATTTCGACATCTGTGCAAACATCAATGACAGAACAATATTAGGTATTTATAtaattttgaccaaaaaaatcaattgagaCTGAGGATCATTATATTCCTAAAAGATGATTCTATTGATCAACCCATCCATAAATCAGATATAAAATAAAGTATGCTCCTTTTTGGTTACTTACGAAGGGAAAAGAGTCCCCGGCACAATAACCTTTATTTACGTATCGCACTCCATCGCAACGCAGAGCCGTAAAACTTGCTTCGGACTCGAGGGGCGAAACGAGTTTGGGCAAATGGGTTTTGCGCGATGCTGGGAGTCCTGAGAGCTGCTGGCACTGACCCTCGTTAAAAAGCGACTTAACGATGATGTTCCAGTAATTGTGCCTCATTAGAGAGAGTTTTGGTGATCAGCTGGGCCGTGTCTGTTTCAAAGTGCGCTGCTCATTAATGTCTTTGTACAAAATGTTCTTTGGTACTCTTTCCATGTGTCATTTCCTTCTTTGTACTCGAGGCATACTACTATCTATCCCGTGCATCTTAAACGTGCCTCCTATTATCCCCTTGATTTGAAATCGTAATTTCCTTTGTTCACTTGCTATTGACCTAAATGTCAACTAATTCCCCCTTCTTCAGCATCTACTCCCCCTCACCCCTGCAAAGATGGCACCGCGTAAATATGATTTAATTGTCTGGCACACTGATGTGCCGAACCCCCCCCAACGACAAACATATCAACAGAGACGATACATGACCTGCTTCGAACTTGTCAGCATTGCATTCTTAATTGCCTGTAGCGAAATGAAGGTTCAAGCAGACACCTTTCCCTCCGAGAGTTTTGAGGCCATTCGGTAAACTACCGAGACAGAAGCGAGGACACGCTTGTGCGCGGCTGACATCTGGAGGATACATCTTTATTGACAGCCACGTATCGATGtaaagcccctcccccccccctccccaacgcATACGTGCGCCGCCGCTGTCGTGCGGCATCACTTATTAATGGACTTTAACGACTTCATCACGACAGCAGGCAAAGTCTGCGCACGTTGACAGGAGAGCGCAACACACGCGCGACGATCGGCGGCGGAGTACCTGAAGTTGTCCGTTTACGGAGTTGAGGTCGTCGGCCTTCTTCTCCAAGGACTGCACCCACACTTTCCTTTTCTGTCTGCAGCGCGAGGCCGCGGCCCTGTTGCGCTCCAGGAACTTGCGCCGCTTCTCATCTGGGTCGTCGCTCGTGGTTCTGCGCCGCCGGCCGCCGGTGCTCGGAGGGTTGGACGCGGGGGGCGCCGGGGAAGCCTGCGACAAATTCATCAATCACACGGAGGGAAGTAAATAGTGCGAAATGTATATTAGACCTGCGCGTGTGAGTACTTACGGGTGTCTCCGTGGTGGAGGTGGCTGGTTGCTGAAGGGAATGTGTGGAGAGTTCTTCACCGGTGGGTGGCGGGTTGGTGGGGGCCAGACCGAGGGATGTGGATGGAGTCGGAATGGGGACGGAGGCCGGAGAAGCAGGAGTAGCAGTGTGCGTTATGGTGCTGCTCTGGACTTCGCCGCTGTCGCCGTTGATGAGTGGAGGAAGCTGCTGGCTCGGTGAGCCTATTGGCTTCCGAAAAAGAAGACGCATCACAGGTTTTCATGAATGTCATCGTTATTGTGTAATGTTGATGCCCTCTGGTAAAAAGTCTTCACAGGAGCGCGAAAGCTCATCGCTAAAATTTCCCATCTTCACATCCCAAGGCCTGGCcttcattcagaaaaaaaaaaaaaacatttatagagAAGTTTCTGAGTAACTCAACACATGAGCCGGcacccatgtcactcaccagacCAGGCCCCACCTTTTAAAGCCGTAcatgtacaaacacacaaagagaaCCTGCACGTCACACGCATACTATTGTGGCGAACGatgaaaattgaattttaatcCGGTGACTCGATTCATCGATGGGATGCTCAACTCTAAAACGATTTGACTGCCGCGTTCCGAAGCGCGTCCATtcttaaatgtactttctgAAGCTCTCCAAGCGTACAAAAGACTGATCAGCACGCGCGGGCAATTGCTAGCAATGCTAACTCAACGCAGTAGCGCCCACGAGCAGCACAGGCGTCAAAGCAGCAGCAAGCAACAAGGTGAAAGAGAATGAGCCCTTCGAAACGCTAACAAAGTGAGAGGCGATCCGTTTCCATGAGAAAACAGAGGAGAGCATTATTCTAACAAGTACCTTTGCCAGCCCCAATCTATCTACCAAATGAGTTTATGGTGTAATACCCTTCCAGAAGCTCTTCTGGCAGAAACAAGATATTATTCTCTTGGAATGGCCCcgagaaagagggggggggggggggggcagtcacaTTCATATTTCATCTCTGCCACGGAAAGCTCATCAGTGTAATAACCCCCCCTCTCATGGGTGTTATTCAACCATCTGCTACTATATTACTTATCTTTATTTTGCAAGTAATTAACAGTATAATCTTCTAAATTCAGCAAGTTAATTATCATTATTGTGGTCTTTGCAGCATCATCAGTCCTTGTAAAGCGCAGTCGCTGCGCCGCCCTCCCTCaagcatccccccccctcccaccccgttTCCCTCTCAGGTTGAGTAGGGGTCTGTTTCCTTGACGCGGGCTCATTAGGTGTTTGCTGATGAGCCGAGTGCAGTGGGAGGCGCCAGGAAAGGGAGGAGGTGGGGATGCGGGTCAGGCAGGATTCTGCTGAACAAAAAGGTTCCATGCAGGGTGAGGGCGACTTCATGCGTCTCACTGAGCGTGTGCCAGGATGCCCCCCCTAGCTGGCTTTCGCTAGTAGCCCCCTGCACTCCCCAGTGAAGTGCCGTACCCCATCCCCGCGTTTGTCATCTCCGCACCCCGTGATTCCGAACAACACCCCTTcaccgtcctcctcctccttctcagcCGGGATCAATTTCGCCGTGCCAACAAAAACGCCTCCTGTCCACAGTTTATCTGTTAATTTCAAGCAGCGAGGCATGCTGAGAATGCCCGATAGGTTCTGCCAAATGTGCTTCATCACAGTGtcacatattaaaaaatgtatatatccaTCCAAATTGAGCAACATCTTTCACATTCTTTAGATACTATTACCTAGGCGGTACCGAGGGGttgttcaaaaataataatagaatcACTGATTTATAGCGCATGTCGTACGCAACAAAACGTGCTTCACATagtgtaaataaaacaacattgaaCAAACATTTAAACGTTTAAAAGCAGAGTGAAAGAGCTTTAAAAGCAGAGAAATCTAAATTTGCTTACCAAAATTATTGAGTTCGATAAGAGCCCCCCCCTcgcaccccaaaaaatgaataaggcataaatttaaataaatagatCTCAACAAAAAGCCTTTTAGTCTTTCGACAACTTCTTATGTGTTTTCCACTTCCAAAACTACTTTCCATCAAAATTTGGTCATGTCATGGAGAGCGCAAGACCAAAGAATTTAACAAGTTCTTTCGCAATCTAAACAAACGGCATTGAAAATATTCCCTCCTTTAGGAAGACGATGAAGTATCTTCATCCCGCCAAACGGATACTAGCATGTATGCAATGTTATATTCAAGTGAGTCACAAATATTTGatgcaacacaaaaacaatgataAATACCAGCTTTGCCTCTGACTGGGCGGGCGGCGGTTGTGGCGAGGGGGGTCCGGGGATGCCGGGGACGTTAGGCACTACGGTGACAGGTCTGACAAGCTGacagcagacacacacagagagacgCAGCAGCACAAAATTAGTCTTTCCCCCCAGTAGAAGGCGgactcatgccccccccccccacacacacacacacacaggcaacaGAGTTCCCTCATATCTCAGCCTCATTATGTCGGATAGCCCGTTATTTTGTGGAGGCGGCGCCACATGGAGATGccgcgtgcgtatgtgtgtgtgtgtgtgtgtgtgtgtgtgtgtgtgtgtgtgtgtgtgtgtgtgtgcgcgcgctggcTAATGAACCTCTGCCTGACTGCGTGAGAGCATATGGGCAGGGAGGCTGAAGAGGCGATGAGAGAGCCAAGTTAGGAGGTCCAGAAGCAGGACTTCTCTCAGAGCCGCTGATGAGATGTTGCTGGGTCGGCGGTAGCGCTGAATGATTTTTGGTTTGATATTGCGATTTAAGTTGCgattatggtttttttttttttgtttgtttccaaggTCATCttcccatctttttttctttacaaacaAGGAATATATTCATCTGTATTACGATGAACAATTTGGGATTTATGATACACAAATGGTTTGGTATTTGGTCTGCAATAGAGTGTTTTATTAGGTCTGGTGTGGATCGATGACATTTCAGTGAATGTCGATGGGGAAAACGGAGTAAATGTACAAATAAATTGAGCTCGGTGGCAGAGCAAACTAAACTCACATGTCCAGGTAACATTTTATCGACAACCACCTCGCCCACCTCCCAACCTTAGCCCGAGCCGCACTTATAACGGGGCTTGCAAAAACGCATTAACGCAAATCCAAGTGCTCTGCCAGAAATCAAGAACGTTGATTCgacatgaacaaggacaaaTGACAGAGTGTGTTGGACGGGTTCCTGTTGCGCTTCAGCCAATTCCCGCGTATTTGTCACGGCCATACAAAGTCCATTACTTTCCTCGCGCGCTCCCCGGATCCAAATTGACTGCCAAATCTGCCGTGCCAATGTCGTAAATAGTCCCCGCTGTCCAAGAGAACGGGAGACGGGCAAGGACAAAATGTGGCATTAATCAATCACTAAGTGTTGTCTGAACAGCAGTGCGTTCGTTGGCGCGCCGAGTCGCAACATGACCCTCATCTCCCTCATTGGCCGATCATAATTAAGAAGCGGGTCTAATGTTTTTGAAAGTATGTCGGGAGGTCAGGTGAGAGCAGCTCGCTATGCGCATTCACGGTTAACATTTTTCCTGGGAACAACAGGGAATTACTGTTGCGGTCAGTGTAATTCGTACAGAAAATAGTACAGGAGAATAAATCCTTTTGATAAACAAAAGTAATTGTCGAGTGTGATCAGATTTGGGCAGGGAAAGGAAGAAATGCATTTGCATGCAAAAACTATGCAGATCATTTCCAGTTCTTTGAACACGAGAGTCAATACTTGAGAATTCTGACCAGCGGAGCACTCACTGGGATCGCAGTGGGAATATGTACACTGGAACTGGTAATGGCCGCCGGAATGGCAACTGGCATGGTCTGGCCGTTAGGCAGTTGTAAGAGCACTGGAAAGGTGCCAGACACTGGCCTGCAGCAGGACACAAAAGACACAGTGGTCAGGCCCCGcctcctccccaaaaaagacaGATCACAAtttaaagaaaacacaaattagTGACAGTGGTGGCAAAAATTCAAGCACCAACTGATGAGAATGAAGAAACACCCAATAAGCTCAAGCAATACGACTGCGTTTTGCTGGGATGTTACCGGTAAATGATATGAATGTCGATTGTGTTTAGCAAGTAAGCCTTTACACCTATTCGTTACTATCTGATGAACAAATCACACTGACACACGGCACGCCACCAACAGGCTGTTTTTCACGACAGACTACGCACAACCTTGCACGTGAAGAGCAATTCTATTCTTGAACGGAAATACAGCCACTTCCCTGAGCGTTTAAAATTCAAGTCAATGATAACAACACACTGGGGGGGTTGgcaagaaaaaataattatgacAGCCAAAATGAAGATTCTGTAAACTGCACTGAAATTAAAGACAGAACAAGCACATGCCCCACTAAGACAAAAGTAgcatacaccaaaaaaaataaaaataaataaagttacaATGAAATAAGATTTGAGTAAAAATCAACTATGATTTTGTTCTTTCTAAAATGGACATTCTGAGTTACTTACACTATCGGCCTACTAGTGGATGGGACCTGGGTAATAACAGAGCTAGATGTTGGCGATGGGAGCGCTTGCTGTAAAACAACATTAGCCTCTGAGGTTGCTAGGAGTACATTGGGAACTTGGAGGGATGCAGGATGGACTATAGTGGATGTTGGCAGCGAGGCGGGCTGCAAACATAAGTCCTGGAAACACCACACAACATCTCAGCTGCAACAAGAGCGGACAACACGCGTCCATGTTTTTCGACTCGATGTTTACAAGGAAAGAGATGAAGAAGAGAGGAAAATGTGATTAGTTTTCTGAATATTCGCATAACAAGTCTCTATCGCTATCAGAAACATCTTTCACCTCAGGTAGTGATGACAATACAGTGGAAGGTCCAAAGTTGAACACCCTGGTTTGCTTTGAAATTTGTCCAAATTTCAAAAAGTGATTGACCTTAAAACGAAAGCCCTGATTCCTCCCCACCCGCAAAATCGGATTTCCAATTTCCAGCCTAATGACTGATTATATGGACATTAGTAGGAGTGGATCAAAAGAGGCAGATCAGAAAAGATATGCACTCCGTGACTTAAGATAAGAAGTATTTCACCTTGTCGTCATCGGTTGTAGATTCCGGGTGAGGCAGAGGGCTGCCTCGATGGTCCTCGAGGGCGGGGGTTTCTTCAATTTTGTTGCGTACGACAGGGGTGGCGAGCGGTGACAAATCCAGCGGTAACTACAGAAAAGTCATGTCAATGAGCGTGTTAGGAATGAACAGAAAGGACACAAATTTTAGATGAGCTGCTGGGTTTTCAACCTTTTTAAGATCATCTTCAGCCCCCTTTTTGAAGTCGTGATCGAAGGGGCTTGTGAGTTCATTGAAGAGCCCCACCTCCTCACAGTTCTTCAAAAAGCGGGTTGGTGTGGGTGTTTGGTCTGCAATGGAAGGAAAGGTTTCAGGACATATAatgggtgttaaaaaaaaaattgagtacgTTTCGGTACTTTGTTAGGTTTTACTGTACCAGCAATTATGACACTGTCGGTCCTGGCTGGACCAAATTTGAGGGTCATCTCATGTTTGTGCTTGTGGACAGCCAAATGGTCTTCATTTGTAAATCTCTGGTAGAACAAACAACAGGAAAACGATATGAGGCAGTCagacaaatatgctttatgaCTTGAAGTTAGTTCATTTGGATCATGCAAGTACGGAGGGGAACAGCTTGACTTATTCACTTCATTATTTTAAGTTTGTGTTTTAAGAGAACATTTTTCCAAGTGAGGGATATTATAGTGAACCCTTGATTATCATAGGATATTTCTTCCAGACCCACAGGCAATTGGTGAAAATCTGTggattgctttttctttggcatttTTTGACACTTCAAAATCTTCATCAAGGGGTATTAAGAAAAGACAGAACAGCCAATGGACTGGTTGGCTAAATATAACTTCTATCATCGTTGTTAAATACATGACTATCAACCAAAATTGACCACTTTCTAAAGAGGGCTCTGTGACACCTCGTCTGTCATTGTGAAATTTACTGCACAATTATTTCGTTCTACAAAGAGAGGTGTATCATTAAAAGTGGAGTTACCTGTCCGCACCCAGGAGCAGTACATTGGAAAGGTTTATCATCACTCATATTAAGCGTTTCCAGTTATGTCAGCCTGTAACGGGATCAGAAAAACAAGTGTTTAAACGGTTATGTGGTGTGTTTATCAACGAGACTGAATGTTTCGTGTGTAGACAGAATTTTTATTGCAATTTAAATTGTAATAGACAAACGGGAAGGAGGCtggctaacaaaaaaaagaacaaagatgTGGACAAAGCAAGTCAAAGATGGGCGGTTACTACAGATGTTGACACCTATGGCTCATCATAACACCACCACACCACATCCTCCTCCGTCTTGTTATTCTTGCACAGAGCGACTGTCACCTCTCGCTCCGGTCTTCGTTTGAGACTTAAACACTCAATTGGTCATCGTACGAAATGGTACAACCACAGCATCACACAACGGCGTAAATTCAGTTGTTTTCATGAAAATAGCCTTAGCCCCGCGTGAACATACAACCGTCGCCATATTTGGATTAAAATATTGCCTTAACAAAGGGAGTGCATTTGTTCAATTAAATAGCAAAGATTACACATAAATTTGCATCACCCAGGCGCGACGTGATGCTAGATAGCGTTCTAAACATTCCTCCATAGATGTGGACTCTACTTACCCTCACAACCAGCCACTACCCTGATAGATTTTTCCAAAATCCCACGTCTGGTGCCAACTATCGCGAGAGGTGATCGGGAAGTTTCCGCATTCGTCACAAGAATGACATCATTCACAGCAAGAAAACATCTATCGAAACGAAGCGTTTCAAGATTCCCATGCGAgcataaatttattttaaaaaaactaaaataggcTGCGAGTCGACAGTACGCAttaaaatgtatctttataATTACACAAACCGGAATGGGCTATAAGACGTAATTAAaaacattgtattgtatttgggcTCTTGGTTTCGAAGTACTGTACTTCGTACAGTATTGTCCTTCCCTTCGTTTTGAGCATGCCAGTaaaccttaattttttttaaacatttcattCAGAGCCggttttcttttcatatttcGCAGACAGCTTTTCTAAAGACTTTGGCAATTCAGAGGAACGTCTATATTTCAGACACATCATAACCAGGTTTGCCAGAGCTCCTCCTTGTACAGTATAAAGAAATACAatcaactgcatttttttaagcATCTGTTAATTTGTCATCATGTTTAAGGGTAGTGTTTGCATCCTTGTAAATCCTTCACACCAACTCAAATAAAACTAGAGCCATCATTCAATAAAGGTCAAGCATTATATCCTGAGGTCATTTATATGTTCTAAATTTATTCAATGCCATTTACAAAAGCCACTCACCTGCTGCCCAAAAGCAGAACTATTAAATTGCAACTCAACCACTGACTTACGGAGGtgtacccaaaaaacaaaagcttccATGAGATCTCTCAGGAAGCAAGGCAAGTCTTTGGCAGCCAATGGCATAATAGATGACATTCAGACCAGCTGCTTTTGGTTGTTTCCAAACTATCCCCAAACATAACTTTGTTAAATAGCCAAATACATGCATTTTAATCTTGTAATGTCTTACATTTGTAAAATACACGTTTTCGCTCATCTTGACAGTGCCTGAACGActttgaaaatgtacatttccTTGACACCAACACGGAACAAATTTAGGAAGCCACAAAGTGTAGTCACATCTGTAATGAAAGTTGGACAGCAGAGTTTTACATTGCAAACAGGATCAGGAAAGCGACCATCAAACAGAACAGTCCCATGGCTTCAGACAGGGCAAATCCCAGGATGGCATAGGAGAACAGCTGCTGCTTCAGGGATGGGTTTCTTCAAAGGtggcgaaagaaaaaaaaaaaaagaatgatttaTACTGCATACAGTGTTGATCTATAGCAGGCATGCATAAAACTGAGGCGCACCTAGCATAGCCAATGATCAGACTGCCAAACACGGTCCCGATTCCAGCACCAGATCCGGCAACACCGACTGTGGCGGCTCCGGCGCCGATAAACTTGGCGGCGGTGTCGATGTCCCGGCTCACTGCGCTTGTCTGGAAGCCCCTCAGTGTGACATTAGCGAGGGGGCTCTGTGGCATCACAGCAACAGTGCTCTGCAATGAAAACGGGTGTTCACACTGC
This window contains:
- the atf2 gene encoding cyclic AMP-dependent transcription factor ATF-2, with protein sequence MSDDKPFQCTAPGCGQRFTNEDHLAVHKHKHEMTLKFGPARTDSVIIADQTPTPTRFLKNCEEVGLFNELTSPFDHDFKKGAEDDLKKLPLDLSPLATPVVRNKIEETPALEDHRGSPLPHPESTTDDDKDLCLQPASLPTSTIVHPASLQVPNVLLATSEANVVLQQALPSPTSSSVITQVPSTSRPIVPVSGTFPVLLQLPNGQTMPVAIPAAITSSSVHIPTAIPLVRPVTVVPNVPGIPGPPSPQPPPAQSEAKLPIGSPSQQLPPLINGDSGEVQSSTITHTATPASPASVPIPTPSTSLGLAPTNPPPTGEELSTHSLQQPATSTTETPASPAPPASNPPSTGGRRRRTTSDDPDEKRRKFLERNRAAASRCRQKRKVWVQSLEKKADDLNSVNGQLQSEVTLLRSEVAQLKQLLLAHKDCPVTAMQKKSGYHIADKDGSCEEMSLPGSPQSEAIQHSSISTSNGVSSSSSSAPAPSNQSTDDNQPLSGAANSLPSGS
- the atp5mc3a gene encoding ATP synthase membrane subunit c locus 3a, which codes for MYACAKFVSSPALVRAGSRALYRPLSASVLSRPEAKTESTVAVMPQSPLANVTLRGFQTSAVSRDIDTAAKFIGAGAATVGVAGSGAGIGTVFGSLIIGYARNPSLKQQLFSYAILGFALSEAMGLFCLMVAFLILFAM